The genomic interval CCCGGGCGTCTACCAGCTCGGCGTCTCGGTCTCCGGCCGCACGACCACCACTCCCTACGAGCAGGTGCTGGGCATCGAGCGCTCGTTCCTGCCCTGGCAGCCCGAGGCGAGCGACAGCAGGACGAAGCTGACCTTCCTCTGGCCGCTGATCGCGTCCCCCCATGTCACGGCGGAGACCCGCTCGGACGAACAGCAGACCCCCGTGTTCACCGACGACGACCTGGCCAAGGAGCTGGCGCCCGGCGGCCGGCTGGAGCAGCTGGTGTCCCTGGGCAGCCGGCTCCCCGTGACCTGGGTCGTCGACCCGGACCTCCTGGCGAGCGTCGCGGCGATGGCCGGAAAGTACGAGGTCGAGTCGGGTGACACGACCGTCCCGGGCAAGCATCAGGCCGTCGCCAAGCAGTGGCTCAGCGCGCTGGAGAAGGTGGTCGAGGACGGCAAGGTGATCGCGCTGCCCTTCGCCGACCCTGATCTGGCCTCCATCGCGCACCGCGGCAAGAACGTCTCCGGAACGCTCAGCCATCTGCAGAACGCCTCCGCCGTGGCCGCGACCACCGTGGAGACCATCCTCCATGTGAAGCCGTCCACCGACTTCGCCTGGCCCGTGAACGGCGCCGTGGACTCGTCCATCGTCGATGTGGCGACCTCGGCGGGGGCCCACAACGTGATCGCCCGCAGCGACAGCTTCCGGGAGACCACGAAACTGCCCTACACACCGACCGCGGCGCGGCCGATCGGCGGGGGCACTACCGCGGTCGTCGCGGACGCCCGGCTGTCGACCTTGTTCGACGGCGACATGTCGAGGGCGGGCTCCTCCACCCGCGCGGTCCAGAAGTTCCTCGCCCAGACCCTCGCCCTGACCGAGCAGGCACCGGACAACGAGCGCAGCATCGTCGTGGCCCCGCCGCGGATGCCCACCGCCGCACAGGCCCAGACGATGGCCCGCGCGCTGGAGGGCCTGGCGGGCAACCGCTGGACGCAGCCCCTGGACCTCGTCGCCGCCGCCGAGGCGAAGCCCGACCCGAGGGCCACCACCGAGGTCCCCCGGGCCTCGGCGTACCCCAAGAAGCTCCGATCCCAGGAGCTGCCCACGCAGGCGTTCCAGGACATCCGCACCACCCAGGGCTCGCTCGACAGCTTCGAGACGATCCTGACGCAGCCCGAGCGCGTGGTGACGCCCTTCGGCAACGCCGTCAACCGCTCGATGTCGACGTCCTGGCGCGGCCGGTCCCTGGAGGCGCAGCAGTACCGGGACGCGGTCCGCGACTACCTGCGGAGCCTCACCTCCGAGGTGCAGCTCATCGAGAAGTCCGACGTCACCCTCTCCGGGCGCAGCGCGACGATCCCCGTCACCGTGCAGAACAAGCTGGTGCAGGGCGTGGACCGGCTGGTTCTCCAGCTGACGTCGGACAACATCCGGCTCAAGTTCAACGACGACGGAAGCATGGCCGAACTGCCGGTCAGCATCGCGGGCGGCCACAGCCAGTCGGTGAAGTTCGACACGGCGACCAGCGCCAACGGCCGCGCCCAGGTGACCGCCCGGCTGTACACGGAGGACGGCACCCAGTACGGCGAGGAGATGACCTTCACCGTGAAGGTCTCCGAGGTGACGCCCACCGTGCTGCTCGTCATCGCAGGCGGCCTGCTGCTCCTGGTGCTGGCGGGCATCAGGATGTACAGCCACCGCAAGCGCGCCGTGGCAAGCGACACGGCGGACGGCAACGGCGACGGACCCGAGCAGCCGAGTGACCCGACTCCGGACACCGGTCCGGAAAGCGGGGCCCCGTCGGGAACGGGTGAGAAAGTGAACCGTTGAGCGATGTCTGTCGTGGCCGGTCGGCCGGGGACGATGAGGTAGGGGTTTCGATGAACGCGCCGTACGACGGAGACCGCGGGCAGGGCGCGGGCGGAGCAGCGTCTCCGGGCGGGCCTCCGGTTCCTCCGGACGCGGGCCGGGACGGCTCAGTGCCGCCGGACCCGTACCTCCAGCACGCCTACGAGGACGACCCCTACCGGGCGCGGGACCTGGCCGCCCAGGACCCGGTGGGCGAGGCGCTCTACGACCGCGCCGCGCACCCGCCGCCGCCTCCCGGCACGTACCAGGAGCCGGGGCCGCTCTACCAGCAGCCGCCCGCCGCCCCCTACGCCCCCGACCCGCGCATCTGGGCCCAGACCCCGCCCCCCGAGCCGGCGGGTCCCTCCCGGCACCTGCCGTACGGGGACGACCCGGCGACCACGCAGTTCGTCGGCGTCGACGCGCTCGTCACCCAGGCGTCGGACGACCGGCAGGAGCCGGACGCCTTCGCCCATCTCTTCCGGGACCAGGAGGGATCGGGGAAGCCCCCGGTACCGCCCCAGCCCGAACCGGCTCCCGCACCCGTGCCCGCCAAGGGCGGCGGCGGCAAGGTCTCCGGACTCCTCAGGTCCAGCGCGGTCATGGCCGCCGGCACGCTCGTCTCCCGGCTCACCGGGTTCGTACGGTCCCTGGTGATCACCGCCGCACTCGGCGCCGCGCTGCTCGGCGACAGCTTCACCATCGCGTACACCCTGCCGACGATGATCTACATCCTCACCGTCGGCGGTGGCCTCAACTCGGTCTTCGTCCCCCAGCTAGTCCGCGCGATGAAGAACGACGAGGACGGCGGTGAGGCCTTCGCCAACCGGCTCCTGACCCTGGTGATGGTCGCGCTCGGCCTGATCGTCGCCGCAGCGGTCCTTGTCGCACCTGTGTTGATCAAGCTCATGTCCAGCACGATCGCCGACGACGTGGCCGCCAACAGCGTCGCCGTCACCTTCGCCCGCTACTGCCTGCCCACCATCTTCTTCATGGGCGTACACGTGGTGATGGGTCAGATCCTCAACGCCCGCGGCAAGTTCGGCGCGATGATGTGGACTCCGGTCCTCAACAACATCGTCATGATCATCACGTTCGGACTGTTCATCTGGGTCTACGGAACCTCCGCCGAATCGCAGATGGGCGTCGACACCATCCCGCCGGAAGGCGTCCGGCTGCTGGGCATCGGCACCCTGCTCGGCCTCGTCGTCCAGTCGCTGGCGATGATCCCGTACCTGCGCGAGGCAGGCTTCCGCTTCCGCCCCCGGTTCGACTGGAAGGGCCACGGGCTCGGCAAGACCGTCAAGCTCGCCAAGTGGACCGTGCTGTTCGTCCTGGCCAATCAGGCAGGCGTCCTGGTCGTCACCCAGCTCGCCACCGCGGCCGGCACGGCCTCGGGCCACGACGGCACCGGGTTCCTGGCCTACTCCAACGCCCAGCTGATCTGGGGCATGCCGCAGGCCATCATCACCGTCTCGGTCATGGCCGCGCTGCTGCCCCGCATCTCCCGGGCCGCTCATGACAACGACCCGGGCGCGGTCCGCGACGACATCTCGCAGGGACTGCGCAACTCGGCCGTCGCCATCGTGCCGGTGGCCTTCGCCTTCCTCGCGCTCGGCCTGCCGATGGCCACCCTGCTGTACGCATCCAGCGGCATCGAGGCCGCCCGCTCCATGGGCTTCATCCTCATGGCCTTCGCTCTCGGCCTGATCCCGTACTCCGTGCAGTACGTCGTCCTCCGAGGGTTCTACGCCTACGAGGACACCCGCACCCCCTTCTACAACACGGTCATCGTGGCCGCCGTCAACGCCGCCGCCTCCGCTCTCTGTTACGTCGTCCTGCCCGCCCGCTGGGCCGTCGTCGGCATGGCCTTCTCCTACGGTCTGGCCTACGCGGTCGGCGTCGGTGTCGCCTGGCGCCGACTGCGCAACCGGTTGGGCGGCGACCTGGACGGCGCGCACATCGTGCGGACCTACGCGCGCCTCTGCATGGCAGCGGTGCCCGCCGCCCTGGTCGGCGGCGCCGTCGGATTCGGGATCCTGGAACTCGTCGGCACCGGCGCACTCGGCTCACTGGCCGCGCTGATCTGCGGCGGCGTCATCCTCCTGGGCATCTTCTTCGTCGCGGCGAAGAAGATGCGCATCGAAGAGGTCAACGGCCTGGTCGGCATGGTCCGTGGACGGCTCGGACGCTGAATGAGCGCTCGCCCGCACAACCATCGCCGCACTCCGCGTGTCGTGCATAGCGCCGGAGTGTGGGCACAATTGGCGTGACTGTGCAGAGCTGGCTGGCATCGCGCAACGGATGGGGAGGCAGGAACGACGGTGGCGGAACGTAGCACGGCTGCCGTCGACGTGGCTGACAACAGCGGCGACGAGCCGCTGACCGCCAAGGCGGACGAGGTCACGACCGACGGGACGGCGCAAGCCGAGGAAACCGAGGGCGCGAGCCCCAAGGACACCGAGACATCGGACGGTGGGCGGGAGCGTTCCGAGGCTGTTCCGGCCTCACCCGATCTGCACAGCGGTCACAAACTCGCCGGGCGCTACCGCCTGGAGGAGTGCGTCACCCGTCTGGACGGCTTCAGCAGCTGGCGTGCTGTCGACGAGAAGCTCCGCCGCGCGGTGGGCGTGCACCTGCTGCCCGCGGCCCACCCGCGGGCCCGCTCGGTGCTGGCCGCCGCCCGCTCCTCAGCGCTGCTCGGCGACCCCCGCTTCGTCCAGGTCCTGGACGCCGTCGAGGAGAACGACCTCGTCTACGTGGTCCACGAATGGCTGCCGGACGCCACCGAGCTCACCGCTCTGCTGGCCACCGGGCCGATGGAGGCCCACGACGCCTACCAACTCGTCAGCCAGGTCTCCCAGGCGATGGCCGCCGCCCACCGCGAGGGCCTGTCCCATCTGCGCCTCACCCCCGGTGCGGTCCTGCGCAGCTCCACCGGGCAGTACCGCATCCGTGGCCTCGCCGTGAACGCCGCCCTGCGCGGCATCACCGCCGAGCACCCCCTCCGGACGGACACCGAGGCCATCGGCGCCCTGCTGTACGCCGCACTGACCCACCGCTGGCCGTACGGGGACGACGCCCACGGACTCGCCGGGCTGCCCAAGGGCATGGGACTCATCGCCCCGGACCAGGTCCGGGCCGGCGTCCACCGCGGTCTCTCCGAGCTCGCCATGCGGGCGCTCGCCAACGACGGCGCCACCGCCTCCCGGCAGGAACCGCCCTGCACCACCCCGGACGAGCTGGCCAAGGCCGTCGCGTCCATGCCGCGCATCCTTCCTCCGGAACCCACGTTCACCGCGCCGCCGGCCTACCAGCGGACGACCTATCAGCAGGGCACGTACGGACGGCCGTCCTCCCACCCGTCCGCCGTCACCCAGCCCGTGATGCCAGCCCCTCCGGCCCCCCTGCAGAGCCGTGCCGGCCGCGCGCTCAAGTGGACCGTCTCCGCGCTCCTCATCGCCGCGCTGGGCCTCGGCAGCTGGCAGCTCGCGGAGGCGTTGCTCGACCGCACCAAGGCCTCCGACGACAGCGGCGTCGCCGAACCGAACGAGGACGACAAGAACAAGGACGACAAGCCCGCGCCGTCCGCCGACCCGCTGAACATCGCGGGGGCCACCGAGTTCATGCCCGACGGCTCCGGCATCAAGGAGCGGGAGGTGCAGAACACCATCGACGGCGATTCCGGAACCCACTGGGTCACCCCTCGGTACCAGGGGTTCGCCAACTTCGGGAACCTCCCCCAGCGCAAGCAGGGCAGCGGAATCGTCATCGACCTCGGCAAGGTGCGGGACGTCTCCGGCGTCGACGTGTCCATGTACCGGAAGGGGCAGACAACGGCCGTGCTCGCCGCCTCCCCGGACGCTTCGTACCCGTCCACGACGGCCGACTTCGACCAGCAGATCGTCAAGCGGACGGTCGCGGGAAAGACGCTGGAGGAGAAGCTGGACGAGCCCGTCCGCACGCGCTACGTCCTGGTCCACGTCACGGAACTCCCTTCGGACGGCACCGGCGGCTACCGCGGTGGCATCACCGACATCTCCGTCCTCGGCTGACGCCGGGCCGGTCCGGGCCACCCGTGCCGGTCCGTGATCACCGGCGCCACTCGCCCGCTACTGTGGGGCGACCGCCCACACCACCGAGCGCCTGCGGTGACCAGGGTTGCGTCCGTCACACCCGTGACGGCAGGCTTCTCCCCGTCGCACCGCTTCACCGGGTGCGGCCCGCATGTGACATCGGATCCGGTTCGGAGGGGGAGCACGGTGGATTCCGTTCCACCCGAGGCACCGAGCGACTCGGACCTGCTCGCCCAGCATGTGGCGGGCGACCCCGACGCCTTCGGTGAGCTCGTACGCCGCCACCGCGACCGGCTCTGGGCCGTGGCGCTGCGCACCCTGGGGGACAGGGAAGAGGCGGCCGACGCCGTCCAGGACGCCCTCGTCAACGCCTTCCGCGCCGCCCACACCTTCCGCGGCCAGTCCGCGGTCACCACCTGGCTGCACCGGATCACCGTCAACGCCTGCCTCGACCGGGTCCGCAAGGCAGCTTCCCGCAAAACGTCCCCGGTGGACGACGCCGAACGGCTCGATCAGCTCCTGGAACCCCACGAATCGGCCGAGGCCCCCGCGGTCCGGCAGGACCTCCACCGCCAGCTCCAGGAAGCCCTGGCCACTCTGCCCGCCGAGCAGCGGGCAGCCCTCGTCCTCGTCGACATGCAGGGCTACCCCGTCGCGGAGGCAGCCAGCATCCTCGATGTGCCGTCCGGCACCGTGAAAAGCCGATGTGCCCGGGGCCGGGCGAGACTGGCCCCCCTGGTCCGCCATCTG from Streptomyces sp. CA-278952 carries:
- a CDS encoding DUF6049 family protein; protein product: MAEAADFQGTRPSPARRWLRRTASAVLGAPLLAGLLAVPAAGAAPAAEPAKAPTGSRTVDVSLNTLSPSVPAEDDTLTVSGTLTNKGKKTISSAEVDLRVGPRLSGRGEVDDAAKRSAYVPGVDPATVGDKYTVKFPKLAKGISQDFTLTVPVDKLGLDDPGVYQLGVSVSGRTTTTPYEQVLGIERSFLPWQPEASDSRTKLTFLWPLIASPHVTAETRSDEQQTPVFTDDDLAKELAPGGRLEQLVSLGSRLPVTWVVDPDLLASVAAMAGKYEVESGDTTVPGKHQAVAKQWLSALEKVVEDGKVIALPFADPDLASIAHRGKNVSGTLSHLQNASAVAATTVETILHVKPSTDFAWPVNGAVDSSIVDVATSAGAHNVIARSDSFRETTKLPYTPTAARPIGGGTTAVVADARLSTLFDGDMSRAGSSTRAVQKFLAQTLALTEQAPDNERSIVVAPPRMPTAAQAQTMARALEGLAGNRWTQPLDLVAAAEAKPDPRATTEVPRASAYPKKLRSQELPTQAFQDIRTTQGSLDSFETILTQPERVVTPFGNAVNRSMSTSWRGRSLEAQQYRDAVRDYLRSLTSEVQLIEKSDVTLSGRSATIPVTVQNKLVQGVDRLVLQLTSDNIRLKFNDDGSMAELPVSIAGGHSQSVKFDTATSANGRAQVTARLYTEDGTQYGEEMTFTVKVSEVTPTVLLVIAGGLLLLVLAGIRMYSHRKRAVASDTADGNGDGPEQPSDPTPDTGPESGAPSGTGEKVNR
- the murJ gene encoding murein biosynthesis integral membrane protein MurJ, giving the protein MNAPYDGDRGQGAGGAASPGGPPVPPDAGRDGSVPPDPYLQHAYEDDPYRARDLAAQDPVGEALYDRAAHPPPPPGTYQEPGPLYQQPPAAPYAPDPRIWAQTPPPEPAGPSRHLPYGDDPATTQFVGVDALVTQASDDRQEPDAFAHLFRDQEGSGKPPVPPQPEPAPAPVPAKGGGGKVSGLLRSSAVMAAGTLVSRLTGFVRSLVITAALGAALLGDSFTIAYTLPTMIYILTVGGGLNSVFVPQLVRAMKNDEDGGEAFANRLLTLVMVALGLIVAAAVLVAPVLIKLMSSTIADDVAANSVAVTFARYCLPTIFFMGVHVVMGQILNARGKFGAMMWTPVLNNIVMIITFGLFIWVYGTSAESQMGVDTIPPEGVRLLGIGTLLGLVVQSLAMIPYLREAGFRFRPRFDWKGHGLGKTVKLAKWTVLFVLANQAGVLVVTQLATAAGTASGHDGTGFLAYSNAQLIWGMPQAIITVSVMAALLPRISRAAHDNDPGAVRDDISQGLRNSAVAIVPVAFAFLALGLPMATLLYASSGIEAARSMGFILMAFALGLIPYSVQYVVLRGFYAYEDTRTPFYNTVIVAAVNAAASALCYVVLPARWAVVGMAFSYGLAYAVGVGVAWRRLRNRLGGDLDGAHIVRTYARLCMAAVPAALVGGAVGFGILELVGTGALGSLAALICGGVILLGIFFVAAKKMRIEEVNGLVGMVRGRLGR
- a CDS encoding serine/threonine protein kinase, with amino-acid sequence MAERSTAAVDVADNSGDEPLTAKADEVTTDGTAQAEETEGASPKDTETSDGGRERSEAVPASPDLHSGHKLAGRYRLEECVTRLDGFSSWRAVDEKLRRAVGVHLLPAAHPRARSVLAAARSSALLGDPRFVQVLDAVEENDLVYVVHEWLPDATELTALLATGPMEAHDAYQLVSQVSQAMAAAHREGLSHLRLTPGAVLRSSTGQYRIRGLAVNAALRGITAEHPLRTDTEAIGALLYAALTHRWPYGDDAHGLAGLPKGMGLIAPDQVRAGVHRGLSELAMRALANDGATASRQEPPCTTPDELAKAVASMPRILPPEPTFTAPPAYQRTTYQQGTYGRPSSHPSAVTQPVMPAPPAPLQSRAGRALKWTVSALLIAALGLGSWQLAEALLDRTKASDDSGVAEPNEDDKNKDDKPAPSADPLNIAGATEFMPDGSGIKEREVQNTIDGDSGTHWVTPRYQGFANFGNLPQRKQGSGIVIDLGKVRDVSGVDVSMYRKGQTTAVLAASPDASYPSTTADFDQQIVKRTVAGKTLEEKLDEPVRTRYVLVHVTELPSDGTGGYRGGITDISVLG
- the sigM gene encoding RNA polymerase sigma factor SigM yields the protein MDSVPPEAPSDSDLLAQHVAGDPDAFGELVRRHRDRLWAVALRTLGDREEAADAVQDALVNAFRAAHTFRGQSAVTTWLHRITVNACLDRVRKAASRKTSPVDDAERLDQLLEPHESAEAPAVRQDLHRQLQEALATLPAEQRAALVLVDMQGYPVAEAASILDVPSGTVKSRCARGRARLAPLVRHLRAGTGGQTPDGENGAAGRNRTPGASVPPASGPKDAGASDPAATKGGGGRP